TATATTAGGCTTCTTATGACACTaaactaaaaaacaaagagaTCCCTGTATTGGTTGGGGTGACTGATCTAGAGTATTATTAGGGATATTGGTTTGCTGCTACACAATGAGGTCAAGGACCCCAGGGGAATCTCTGGATTGCCTCTTAAGACCTATTTAATAGTGAAAATTAATAAGCACCTCAACTACTAAGGACTCAGACCAATCCAGAATGAAGAGTCAGCTTCCCTACTAGGTAAAGAACATTTGCCAGCTAAAGTGCTGGCCAGGAGCAATGAAAAATTAAGTAGAGGAAGAAGTTACAAATATCAACTACAGCTTCATGACCAGTTACAGAAACAAGTACCAAAGTAGTTGTGTAAATGTGCTTCATTGTTTGGTTTAAATATCTTTGTAtataataactatttttttccttccccctcTCAAGCCTTAGGAGTATAAGGAATGCCACTAATACTAGTGATAGTGATTTACAGTTTAATCTTCAAGCTACAGAATATCCAGGTGGGACTGTGACTAAActagaagaattaacaccaatgaGAACAATAGTAATTGGTGGgactctttctctcctttctgagGCAATGATGAGTTTCATAAACAACAGAGAGTTAAATCTACATAGACAGAAGCATAAAACTGTTATTGCGGCACAGAAATTTAAATATGGGTAGAAAGATGTGTGTGGATGCTTAATATCTGAAAGTAAGGGTACTGGTTGGTTATTTTCTGTGGGCACTGAGCCCTCTCCCCATTTCACACACACATAGCCATCCTTCTATAGTCAGCTCTGTTCTCCTGAGGCTGAAATTCTGCGATCTACATTCCCCAGACTTCCTTGCCCGCTTGGTTCCTGTTAGGCTTGTCAATAGAAGGCACTTCTGGGAGATCAGAAGGTAGCACAGATAGCACTGTGATCCTTGTTGGCAGTCGGTATAGCGGTAACAGGGGTGGAGTGAGTCCAGATTTGAATGGACCAGAGACAGCACCTATTAGCAATTTTAGCTCTGGTCTAGGAAGGATTTGAGGAGTCTCCAATAGTGCAATAGCAGATGTAGGCTCTTAGCAGTTTCTAAACTCTGAGTGTCTcacccttctccttttcttttcttttatccagCCCCACTCCCTCTCCTTTTAACTCTTACAGCCTTTTTAATTTGTAATCAATGTCTGTTTTAAATTTACTGTTTGAAATGCCTACACTAGTTTCTGATTTCCTAACTGGACCTTAACTGATTAACCATCCCTTGAGCTCCtgcatttttcagttccagagtttttcttttttttgagatagagtctcaatctgtcacccaggctggagtgcagtggcacgatctcagctcagctcactccccagctcaagcaatcctcccacctcagcctcctgagtagctgggactacaggtacatgccaccacgcccagctaacagtttatatattttttgcagagacatgTTTCACCACATtatccaggctggttttgaactcctgagttcaagcaatctacgcacctcagcctcacaagttcctgggattacagacgcgagcTACCACAACCATTTCTATTGCCTGTTTTTTCTGCTGTTTCTGTCTTGTCTCTTCATGTATCCAGTTACCTCTGATCATTTGCTAGAtactaaattttgaaataatttatagataTAATTTGAGGCCTTAGGAAGATGTTAGCTTCCTTCAAAGAAGATTTGGAGGACTTAAGACTATTAGAATCACAGAGACCTTCATCCAAGTTGAAGATTTAAGATTTTCTGGACCCACCAGAATTCTCAAACCTTACCTATAGTCTAGGACAATTGGTTTATGTACAGTTCACCTTTATTAACACAGTGTAGTCCTTTAGGGGTCCTACCTCTTGGCCCCACCTGCTttatcctccagaccccaaatTTACTCCCTAGATCTTCAAGCTGACAAAAATGAACTCAGCCCTTCAGCTGACTATTGCAGGGTGGCAAATGTACGCATAGGAAGAAATAGCCCTAAGTGCTAGGTTTACTTCTCTGAATTCCTCTCCCCTCCAGGATTTAGCCCAGCAATTTTCACTGTCTTATTGACTTTGATTCTTTTTAAGAGgatgtgttttatattttgtttttagttttcttcagtGAAAAGCTGGTCCGCCATCACTGAAGCAGAAGTCTTAATTATCTTTTCATAAGTATCTCAAGCTGAAAAGAAAGCAGAGTTTGAGGCAAAAATATCAATGGAAATAATTAAGAGTCTCTTCCTCTAATACTCAAGAAATACCAAAGAGACTCATAGCTTTTtggtatataatttaaaattttattttatccaaaggtcaaattacatttatataaatcgCTAACTCTGTCAAGATTTAGTTTTCTATTCTGGTGTGTATGTATCTGtgaaagacttacatgtaaacaTCTAAGAAAGTAATAATAaccaatacttttaaaaaataattttagcagaTAGAAATATCATTAAGTTGGAGAAAGTCATTACAGCGAACATTCAAGTTGATCTGATTCAAGCTCTTCTGTAAAGAGTCAAATTTGAGGATGAAAGGCTAAAAGGGCAACAGAAAGCATAAGCAGGAAGATATTTTTGCAGAGAAGAGTCAAGGTAAAATATTATATCATGATCCCCTCAATCCATCTCAACCACATGGCCAATATTctccactcttttctttttcGTTATGTTAATTTTCACTGAAACTTCAGTAAATCAAATGAAGGGGTAATAATGAGCAACCCCAAATTTTCAAGCCTATTTCTCATTTCTGCGTACCAGAAGGGTAGCTTCTCCTTGTTCTACATGCTTTTGCCATAGAATAATCTAACTACATTTACCAGTtctccaaaacacacacacacacacacacacacacacacaacacactagAATGAGAGTAAATAAATTGAACATCTCCTCATTAAAGAAACCCATAAAATAATCAACAGATAGGTATAATTAAATTACAAAGGTACCTGAAAATAAGACCATCAGATTGAACTGACATCATCACAGAACACTACTGTCAGGAAACACTGCTCAGCATGCCACATTCTCCTCACTTCCCTCCCCCATCAGTTATAATTGTATAATGATATCACTAGACTTCATAGGTGGCAGTGAAAGGGATTCACTTGGCCTTTCTTCCATGACTCAGCCCCTTATTTTAGCAGCCCAGGTGGCTTCATGTGTACAAATATCCTTTCTGAGATATAAATGTCTACTTATATTTTATTACAgattttaatgtaagttttatggCTTCTTCTCTCATTAGttcatgataaatatattttaccatgTTTTGAcagatttcataataaaaatagtatttttatataatttcctcCATCTAGCAAGGCAGGTTCATTCTGTATGAacatttctcttcttataaaacaAGAAGTTCAATTTTtcaaataagaattttaattGGAATCAAATCTCTAGTCCTAAGGCTAGCAAGTATCATGCTATTCTAAAACACCCTCAAAAAGCAACTGTAAATCTGGTCCTATAGAACTTTGTATTTAAACTAACAATTTATGTaattccataaaaaaaaaagcggtgttatatttttcttaacatttattaaaacattagACATAAGCTGAATGGGGGAAAATGGCGATcaaatgctaaaaatataaacataaaaaagtaaacatgaaaacaaatctctttttaaaaaatcatttaattacaagaaaattagccagaaaaTTACATAGTTCCAAACAAATATTGTCTATAAAAACAAGTGTTCATTTACTGTGTTTTTGAATGTGTCTTTTAAATAATGTCTCATCTACTGAACCTAGTCTTTCCTGGCAAACATTAGAATATAcaagttttcttcatgtttaatatttcataaaacaGAACTGGCTTTTGTTCCTGAAGTTAGAATGATGCCTATCATTTTGCTTCAGAGAAACTAAAATTGCTCCCTGGTGACTATTTCAATTAACCACTCCCAAAATCCaatgcaaaaacaacaaaaacactgcTATTTTACTAAAAGATTCCTGTCTTCCATTTCATTTTACCAGCGCAAGTACAAATTCGGAGAAAAGCTTCTTAAGTCCTGCAGTTTCAAATTCCTTTTGTAATTCATCCAACGCTGAATACTCTTTGACTTCAAATGCCAGAAACCTGCATTATACAAGAGAAACTCATGAATATGCCTAGATTTGTCAGAGTATAATTATCGATTCAGTTGCTTTTCCATCTGCAATAGTACTAAATTATACCTTTTGTGTTCTGTCTGTACTTTTGTTTCAAACAGCACACTAAtcattttctctttgcatttctttccacTTGAGTCCACATCTACTTTGGAGGTTTTCTGAAGAATCAGGTACTCCTAAATAATAAATCAGCACATTAAATACGTATCTTACTCTGAATCTTAAAGTCCTAGTTGTAAAGGAGCCATAAACCTGTAGGCTTATTTTCATGCTTAAAGAATACCCCTTTTTTAAATCAAGCAGTAAGAATTTTTACATACTTGTTTTTACATACTTGGCAGAATAATGTAGTGGTGAATACAGGAGTAAAGAACAATATAATCCAACTCCCCAAGTTTAAATCTGGATTGAACTGCCTACTAGTTCTTACTCTTGGCTGGTTACTTAAATCCTCTGTGGCTCAGTTGCCTTCTCCATAAAATGGGATTAATAGCAGGATCTACCTCATGGGGAAGTTGTactgattaaatgaaataatacatgcaaAGCACTAGAGGAGTACCTGGATATAGCACCATGGCACGCTTGAGAGCACAAGCCACTGTTCTTACTATTACAAATTCAGCAGCTAAATGACATTACCAGGCACACAGCACTTAGCATTCCAAATTGATAGCATCTATAAATACGTACCTATACATCCTCAATCCTAGTATACAATCttataaaaatatgagaaatttatataaaatgacattttaaagagAGCTGAAAAAAGATCTCCtaaaaaagtattatttctcTACATTAGCAGGGTtctagtaaatataaataaatacttgttaattaATTGATGTTTCAATCTGAGTAACAACATCTGCAAAATAGCTGTGTTTAGCCTAATATTCCTGAGCTGGCTTAAAGAGAAATCTGAGCCTTTTAGGTAAAGATGAGcaagaaaattaatttgtatttattttttgtcagcTATTATTTTACCCAAAAGGATCAAACGTTATAGATATACTACAAATCACTTTAAAACAAGAGGTTCCTCAGTCAGCCCCAATCCAAGATATGTATTAAATCTGAATTACTGTTGTATCTGTATACTTTAACCCAGCATGAGTCTGGTTAACCAAATGCCAAAGTAGTTTTGTGATAAGAGCCCATCATGAAAAAACTAGGTCATTATTCTACAAATCTTTAAGATTATAGGCTGTTCACACTAAATTTGtcttaaataaattcaaatgtaaTTATTCGTGACCTAACGTATCTGAAAGTATAAAACCTATTAAGTGATTTGTAGCTCTTctaagatttaaaatataaaaaagttttcCTCATCGTGTCCCACCTAAAACAGGTCAGATGAGATTAGAATAAGAACTTGAAAAATCTGAAGAAGATGATGATTTTGAAAGCAATTGCTGAGACAAGTCAGGTGGAAAGCAAAAGTTAGGTAGGAGGTGACAAGTTGACAGCCCTAATGATTCTACTTCTACTAACATGAAATCTCAGTTATAACAGACAAGCTCCTGTTTCCAGGTATTATAGATACCAAATTAAAGTGTCAGAATGTATTTTTAACAGCCAGAAAGTTACAAATCTTGCAGACTATCCACAAATACACACCTTGTTGTGCCTAACTATGGGAAGAAGTATTAATATGCACAAACTTTTAGTGCACATTTATAAAGTTCAAGCTCATAGCTAATTACAGAAACAAACACTCATGTGCCACAGAGCTTTTAAAAAACCTGTCACTTTATTAagtaacatgatttttaaaatgtaatcttatTCTTCAAGCTTTGCAAGTTTGTACTTGTAATTAGCAGTCagacattctttaaaaagaaaaggaagatccATTAAGATGGTAATAATGAAAGCAGAAACATCTTAATAATTAATCTATCCCATTGTTACAAAACACACTTAAAGACACACCATTTTAAGCAGAAAATAGCCAGATTCATACTCAACATTTAACTTTTTGGCACCTTGAGGTTGTTTCTGTCTCCCTGTAGTAAAATCAGTATTATTTTACCCATGAACATCAGTCTTCCTGTCAGCCTTAAATCTGAAGCCCACTTCTCCACAGTTTTGACATATTTAGTCTTTGCTCTCATGTGATCTAAATGCAAAAGAGTTATCCACAATCCATCATCCATGGTCGTGCTTGTTGAAAAAGTACACTTTTCATTGCCACTGCCAGTTTCTGGTTGGTTGAGGATATGCCTAAGATTCTGCTGAATCCAGAGAACCAGCTCATGAACCATAGGCTCTGACATAAGGCTCTCTGCTTGCTCAAGTAATTTCTCTTTCACAGTCACACACTGGGCCCTGGTCAACCGTTCAGAGTTAACCGAGATACCAGGTAGACATGAAGGATAATTGACTGGCAAATGGAACACCAATTCCAGAGGTATATCCGCATCCAtaaatccttcagcttttgtgTGAATTCTGAACACGGTCCCATCTGTCTCTGAAAGGCATCCAGAAATAATCATTAGCTGtacattatttaatttgaatGGAACACTAGGAAGTTCAAACTTTTGTCTCAAatgtcaatttatttttcatgagaAAACTTTGAGCTATTTTATGAAGGGACACGTAATACTAGGAAAGCTATGATTCACAAATTATTTCCTTCAACCATACACATGTATTCATGTATTCACACACACCAGCGCCCAGGACTTAACTGGCATTTACACTTGCTATCACTCCATTTTTATTAAGTTACCAGAAAGGTTTTtcatcagataattttttttctagccaGACTTAGTTGATAATTCTGAAAATCCCTAATAAACTCATATGCGCTTTCAAAGATACAATACCATGTATATACAAAATcagtaattaatttaaaaattatacactaAATCCAACGAAAGTCATTTTATGGGAAGTCCAAGTCAAAGCAAACAATGGAATCCCCTGTGGTTGTAGGGTTGCAGAGAAACTGATGACTGCATGTGACACAGTAactgcctggaatgttctcttcttatttcaaatatattagtaTCAGTGTAACATGAAGGTGGCAAGATGAACTGAAATTGAGTGGACATCAATTCTGCTTCTTCCAGCTCctaagaaggaaggggaaagcaTACATAGGATATCATATGAAATCCTCTGCTCTCTTTCAGATTTGCTTGGCTTCACCCTCTGATGTGTTCCACACCACTTCACGCAACTTTTCAAAAAGATGATAAAACGTCAGGCTGAGTAGAACAGAACTGGGTGCAAATAAATCTCTCTGAAGCTAACTTGCCTCTCTCCACCCCTACTTCCCTCTGCATGTGCCTTTGCTTTATTCCTCTGCATGAGAGAAGCAGTCAAATCTTTCCTATTTTCATACCTGGACTGCTGCTCAACAGCCTCAGCAACTGAAACCTGAAtgtatccccattttaaagaataGAACATTAAAACTGCTTCCTAGCCTTCTGATTCCACATATATAAAAGCCATTGCTACAGACATTGATTCATACAGGACCAGATACATCTGTTACAGAGTTTTTCTTTCATATACTCTTCAGTACCAGCTGCAAGGAACGACTATTTTAGGACATCATCTGGAAACACAGACAGTTAACCGTTATAAATAGGTGTATTTCATaagaaaaattttccaaatgtaaCTTTGTACATTCCTCCAAAACCCATTATGCTTCTCAAAATCCCTTCTTCTTCTATCTAGttacttatcctttttttttttttttttgagacagagtctctgtcgcccagactggagtgcagtggcatgatctcggctcactgcaacctccgcctcccaggttcaggagatgattctcctgcctcagcctccagagtagctgggattacaggcatgtgccaccatgcccaactaatttttgtatttttagtagagacagggtttttccatgttagccaggatggtctcaaactcctgacctcaggtgatccgcccgccttggcctcccaaagtggtgggattataggcatgagccaccacacccagcctaagtacttatcctttttaaaaaaatattttattgttaaagtAGGCTGCCTATGTTAAAAGAGTACATTTCAATATGTAAAACAGACATTACAAACAGAACTGCAGACAACATATGACCATTTAGGCTGAATAAACTTTCTAGTAATCATCTAGAGAGTTGACATTCTCTCTTCAAGGAGGAGGAGAACTTTTAAAGATCTTCAATCATTCATCATTCAACATTCACTGAACACCTACTAAGCTCAAGGCACTGTACTAGTCTCTGAGGGAAAATGACAGGTAAGACACAGATCCCATCATATTGACTCAATCCAGTGTTTCAGAACACGAGAGCGGGGATATATTCCAAGTGATCTTCCTTGACTTCTCTTCTACACCtaaacatttctttattcatctttattcataaatatgcatacatatacatgtacatataatttatataaacataaatgtcTGTGTTGGTAGATAATTCTCCAGGGATCTGGAGTGGGAGTTcagtcagggtggtgggaaaaattgtagaagaaaaattaaaagatagttataggaaatagtcacaaaccttcttggaaggccggGGGCGTTGCATAGCTTCAGTAAAAGATTTGGCTGAAAGCAGCCTAATCCTCTTTACCTTGAGTTGATAGCAAAAGAGCAAATAACAAGGGAATGTGGGGGAGTTTACCTAAATaacttgtttactcatgtggtcctaagaCCAACCTTTGATTTTCCATGGGTGCATGACTGCTCTCTACTGGGGGCGGGCGAGGGGATGGCAATGTTAATTACCCACTAGTGGTGTTTACTCGTCGCCTTTGTcaatctgtactaaataaatgtgaaCTTCGCCGGCTTATTGGGGCCCACACTGCAGATTCAGGAGCAGAACCCCCTTAGCCACACTGACAGGCAAAATATCTGTGTCAGTGTACATCTCTCATCCATCGCTAGGTCAGTGTGTGCAGGTCAGATGGCCACAATCTAGCATTTCTAAATGCCTTCTGAAAAAAGGGCATCAACAGCTTTGTTCAAGGACATGTGTATAACCAACAGCCTTGGAAGCTAGAGTTTCTCCCTCCAGGTCAGGGGGCAGATTTGTTTCCTAAGCAATATAAGGTAACATACTCCTTCAGGACAAAGATTGAGCAGGATCACTAGCAGCCCCCTCATAAGACCAGAGGGTTCCTAAGCTCACTGCCCCTCAGCTATAACAAAGACCCACTGAATGCATAGTATACACCTCAGCCTACCTCCACATCACACCATTGAACTTGGGGGACAAGGAGAATCAATGTGAACACGAAGCTAATGCTGCCTGCTGTGCAGTAAGCAGTGACTGTCCAAATCTATCTGGGTTCACTGTCTCCTTACTGGCTGAATCCATGGAAGTGTGCTAGTGACCAAGGAACTGCAGTTGTCACTGCTACCTAAGAACTGCTGGGCCACTTGAttacactttttttatttttaatcatcttgCTCTTTTTAACTGTTTTATCTGAGAAAGAAGTGTCTTCCTCCCTTCCACAGGAAACCCTATCACTGGTCttgtgcttgttttttgtttttgtttgctttttgagactgggtctcactctgtcacccaggctagagtgtagtgggatgatcatggctcactgcagtgttgacctcctgggctcaaacagtcctcccacctcagcctcctgagtagctgagattacaggcatgtaccatcatgcctggctaatttttattattattttttgtagagatgggggccttgctatgttgcccaggctggtattgaacttctggcctcaagcaatcctcccatattggcctcccaaagtgctaggataacaggtggtgtgccaccacacctgggcagTGCTTGTATTTTCTATCCCTCCCTCTAATTATTCCTCTCctctactaagaaaatatttatcttcttgtatggaaaaaaaaaattcagtgctaCTAATTCCCTTAAGCTACTGACCTATCATTCTCTATCCTTTCATCTGCAgtcttcttaaaatataattctcTCATCCATTTTGCCACAAGCCACTCTTTTCACAACTACTTGTACCATGACTTCCAACATACCTTGTCTCTGAAGCTCCTTTCTCAAACGTTACCAATGACCTCCTAATTACCACTGTGCAAGAAAGAGAAAACGCAGCAGGAGTGGGGTGCTCAAATTATGCACATTCCCATGAACAGCCTGTCTTCAGGACTGGCTCCTAAGAGCTGAGCTAAGAGTCCTGGTAACATTCCACCTGTTAATAGTGTGGGTTTTATCAGGAGGtgaagcttgtagtgagccgagatcacgtcactgcactccagcctgggcaacagagtgagactccatctcaaaaaaaaaaaagagtatgggtttcattttttatttattcttttttttttttttttttgtatgcctGAAGTGTTGGACCACACAGTCTGATTAAAGGATTTAGGCTAAAAATGTGATGTATGGTAAATCTTCTTGCTCTAGAGACTGGAGTCTAAGTAGCTGAAATGAGTCACGTAAGTATTACATGCTGACAAGATTGACCCCAATTAAAATTCTGACAAGGAGGCTCAAATGAGCTGTCCTGGTTGGGAACACATGTCACATGTTGTCACACATGATTGCTAAGAAAATTAAGCATGTCTGTGTGACCCTACTAGAGGAGACACCTGGACACTTGCTCCCAGTTTCTCCTGGACTTCATTCCATGCAActctttctttgttcattttagtCTGTATTCTTACACTGCAATAAACTCCAACCATGAATATAACAGTTTTTCTGGGTCCTATAAGTGCTTCTGGCAAATCACTGAGTGTGAGGGTGCTTTGGGCACCCCTGACATAGCCACATTCTGTGGCCCTTATCCAGTCCTACCCTTCTATAGCTTCTGAACCTGCTGAACCAATCTCAAAATTCTCTTCCCTTACCGCCCAGGCACCACAGTGTCCTGGTTCTTTTTCTACATCCCTGCTCATCGCTGCActgtttttctacttttcctaAACCCCTAAATGACAGGCATTCTCTAAAGCATAATTCCACAAACAACTTTCTTCCTCCAGTtatctaggctttttttttttttttttttgagacggagtctcgctctgttgcccaggctggagtgcagtggtgtgatctcggctcactgcaacctccgcctcccaggtccaagcaattcgcctgcctcagcctcccgagtagccaggattacatgtgcccgccaccacacctggctcatttttgtgtttttagtagagatggggtttcaccatgttggctaggctggtctcaaacacctgacctcaggtgatccgcccacctcggcctcggcctcccaaagtgctgggattacaggtgtgactcacAACACCTGGCCTAGGCATAAAATCTTAAAGCTgccttccacttttttttttccctcctttcatACTTAGCATTCAACTGCCAAATCCCACAAGTCCTCCAGAATTTCTCTCCCTTCCACCCTCCTAATTCAGGCCTTTCTCTGGCTTCTGCAATAGTGGTCTCCTCGCCGCCTGCCTCTCCCCACACCAAATCATCCCAATACCACTCTCCCAAACTGAAATGAATTACAAATTCCTCCATGCAACGCCTAGGGCCAGCCTACCACTCTGACTTCCTCTCCCCTCACTCTTTGCTTCATTACCCATTTTATACCATGTCCTCAGTCTCAGGTGTTCCATCTCTGCCTCTTGCTCCTACTATCTCCAAGAAGGCCCTTAACTTTCTGTCTACTACAATTTTGTCCAGTTCCACAGTTCCTCCTTAAGTCCCACCTAATGACTTCCATGGTATTTCAAACTTATTTCATGGTATTTTCATGCCCAGAATTATTGTGGTTAAACTAAATTAACATTTTTCCAGCACTGAAatatcttgattttctttttaaacagcaACCAAAATGGGGGATACAAAAAACCTTTTAAACTTTACAGTCATATAGCTTTTGGAATTGTGCTAGTAGCTTGTAATCATGGATCTCAGAGGTACAGAAATCCCTGGTACCTGTGTTAAATAATGGGCCCAAAGATGTATACATTCTGTTCCCCAGAAGCTGTGAATATGTTCCCTCACATGGCAAGAGGGTCTCTGCAGACAggattaaattaaggattttgaTGGGGGGGATTAGCCTGGATTACCCAGGTGAGCCCTGAATGTAATCATAAGGGTCCTTATAAGGAGAAGACAGAGATTTTACTACAGAAGAAGGCAATGTATCCACACTGAAGCAAGATGCTATGCTGCAAACTTTGAAGAATCCCTTTCTGATCAAGACCCTGAGACTACCCATAGTGTTCTCCAACCTGTGCCATATAAACACCCACTGAGTCCTCTCTAGTGCAGGAAACCACATGAAAGAAACATGTTGGTAGTCCAGGGGAAAGTCTTGAAAAGCTATTGAACCAGCCATGTCAGTCCttactaattttcatttttctctgtgttattttcTGGTCCTAGTCAGCAA
This region of Macaca fascicularis isolate 582-1 chromosome 1, T2T-MFA8v1.1 genomic DNA includes:
- the RWDD3 gene encoding RWD domain-containing protein 3 isoform X3; the encoded protein is MIISGCLSETDGTVFRIHTKAEGFMDADIPLELVFHLPVNYPSCLPGISVNSERLTRAQCVTVKEKLLEQAESLMSEPMVHELVLWIQQNLRHILNQPETGSGNEKCTFSTSTTMDDGLWITLLHLDHMRAKTKYVKTVEKWASDLRLTGRLMFMGKIILILLQGDRNNLKEYLILQKTSKVDVDSSGKKCKEKMISVLFETKVQTEHKRFLAFEVKEYSALDELQKEFETAGLKKLFSEFVLALVK
- the RWDD3 gene encoding RWD domain-containing protein 3 isoform X1: MAELVREELSALAAIFCGPHEWEVLSRSETDGTVFRIHTKAEGFMDADIPLELVFHLPVNYPSCLPGISVNSERLTRAQCVTVKEKLLEQAESLMSEPMVHELVLWIQQNLRHILNQPETGSGNEKCTFSTSTTMDDGLWITLLHLDHMRAKTKYVKTVEKWASDLRLTGRLMFMGKIILILLQGDRNNLKEYLILQKTSKVDVDSSGKKCKEKMISVLFETKVQTEHKRFLAFEVKEYSALDELQKEFETAGLKKLFSEFVLALVK
- the RWDD3 gene encoding RWD domain-containing protein 3 isoform X4 — protein: MDADIPLELVFHLPVNYPSCLPGISVNSERLTRAQCVTVKEKLLEQAESLMSEPMVHELVLWIQQNLRHILNQPETGSGNEKCTFSTSTTMDDGLWITLLHLDHMRAKTKYVKTVEKWASDLRLTGRLMFMGKIILILLQGDRNNLKEYLILQKTSKVDVDSSGKKCKEKMISVLFETKVQTEHKRFLAFEVKEYSALDELQKEFETAGLKKLFSEFVLALVK
- the RWDD3 gene encoding RWD domain-containing protein 3 isoform X2; amino-acid sequence: MAELVREELSALAAIFCGPHEWEVLSRSETDGTVFRIHTKAEGFMDADIPLELVFHLPVNYPSCLPGISVNSERLTRAQCVTVKEKLLEQAESLMSEPMVHELVLWIQQNLRHILNQPETGSGNEKCTFSTSTTMDDGLWITLLHLDHMRAKTKYVKTVEKWASDLRLTGRLMFMGVPDSSENLQSRCGLKWKEMQREND